A genomic window from Maylandia zebra isolate NMK-2024a linkage group LG20, Mzebra_GT3a, whole genome shotgun sequence includes:
- the ttpal gene encoding alpha-tocopherol transfer protein-like isoform X1, translating to MADQHESIDLGGPTVDSSAAAVHSWFPSPPPPIYSCTLTPELVAKAREELQEKPEWRLRDVQALRDMILKEQPNLRTRLDDAFLLRFLRARKFDYDRALQLLLNYHAGRKAWPEVFQDLKPSTVKHVLDLGFLTVLPRPDPNGRYILCLRPGKWKPNDYPFVDNVRAIYLTLEKLIQPEETQVNGIVILADYTGVGMSQASNPGPFLAKKVVSILQDGFPIRIKAVNIINEPRIFKGIFAIIKPFLKEKMAERYILHGSDLRSLHRNIPRSVLPEEYGGTAGQLDMSAWSRLLLDCEEEFVVEFCQPDPLEGVVLPESMLFEGEQASGHDDDTFRGLRSQLYYCY from the exons ATGGCCGATCAGCATGAGTCCATCGATCTCGGTGGTCCTACAGTGGACTCGTCAGCAGCTGCAGTGCACAGCTGGTTCCCCAGTCCTCCACCACCCATCTATTCCTGTACCCTGACCCCTGAACTGGTGGCCAAGGCACGTGAGGAGCTCCAAGAGAAGCCAGAATGGCGTCTACGGGATGTCCAAGCACTGAGGGACATGATACTTAAG GAACAGCCCAATCTCAGGACACGACTTGATGATGCCTTCCTGCTGCGCTTCCTGCGGGCTAGGAAGTTCGACTATGACCGTGCCCTGCAGCTGCTCCTCAATTACCATGCAGGACGTAAGGCTTGGCCAGAGGTGTTCCAGGACCTGAAGCCATCCACAGTGAAACACGTCCTCGACCTGGGCTTTCTCACAGTGCTGCCACGGCCGGACCCCAATGGAAGATACATCCTCTGTCTGCGCCCAG GAAAATGGAAACCAAATGATTACCCATTTGTTGACAATGTTAGAGCGATTTATTTGACTCTGGAGAAGCTGATTCAGCCGGAGGAAACGCAGGTGAACGGCATTGTTATTTTAGCAGACTACACCGGAGTGGGCATGTCACAAGCATCCAATCCAGGCCCGTTTCTCGCCAAAAAAGTTGTGAGCATCCTCCAG GATGGGTTTCCGATCAGAATCAAGGCCGTTAACATAATTAATGAGCCGCGGATTTTCAAAGGGATCTTTGCTATAATTAAGCCGTTTCTCAAGGAGAAGATGGCAGAGAGG TACATCCTCCACGGTTCAGACCTGCGCTCCCTGCACCGGAACATCCCACGATCGGTCCTGCCAGAGGAATACGGCGGCACCGCGGGCCAGCTGGACATGAGTGCGTGGTCAAGACTGCTGCTGGACTGCGAGGAGGAATTTGTAGTGGAGTTCTGCCAGCCAGATCCACTAGAGGGCGTGGTGCTTCCAGAGTCCATGCTCTTTGAAGGAGAGCAGGCCAGCGGGCATGATGACGACACCTTCAGGGGGCTGCGCTCTCAGCTTTACTACTGTTACTGA
- the ttpal gene encoding alpha-tocopherol transfer protein-like isoform X2: MADQHESIDLGGPTVDSSAAAVHSWFPSPPPPIYSCTLTPELVAKAREELQEKPEWRLRDVQALRDMILKEQPNLRTRLDDAFLLRFLRARKFDYDRALQLLLNYHAGRKAWPEVFQDLKPSTVKHVLDLGFLTVLPRPDPNGRYILCLRPGKWKPNDYPFVDNVRAIYLTLEKLIQPEETQVNGIVILADYTGVGMSQASNPGPFLAKKVVSILQDGFPIRIKAVNIINEPRIFKGIFAIIKPFLKEKMAERRNKPKWSNRTTIFQNGMVSLVLCSLKRIVTHL; the protein is encoded by the exons ATGGCCGATCAGCATGAGTCCATCGATCTCGGTGGTCCTACAGTGGACTCGTCAGCAGCTGCAGTGCACAGCTGGTTCCCCAGTCCTCCACCACCCATCTATTCCTGTACCCTGACCCCTGAACTGGTGGCCAAGGCACGTGAGGAGCTCCAAGAGAAGCCAGAATGGCGTCTACGGGATGTCCAAGCACTGAGGGACATGATACTTAAG GAACAGCCCAATCTCAGGACACGACTTGATGATGCCTTCCTGCTGCGCTTCCTGCGGGCTAGGAAGTTCGACTATGACCGTGCCCTGCAGCTGCTCCTCAATTACCATGCAGGACGTAAGGCTTGGCCAGAGGTGTTCCAGGACCTGAAGCCATCCACAGTGAAACACGTCCTCGACCTGGGCTTTCTCACAGTGCTGCCACGGCCGGACCCCAATGGAAGATACATCCTCTGTCTGCGCCCAG GAAAATGGAAACCAAATGATTACCCATTTGTTGACAATGTTAGAGCGATTTATTTGACTCTGGAGAAGCTGATTCAGCCGGAGGAAACGCAGGTGAACGGCATTGTTATTTTAGCAGACTACACCGGAGTGGGCATGTCACAAGCATCCAATCCAGGCCCGTTTCTCGCCAAAAAAGTTGTGAGCATCCTCCAG GATGGGTTTCCGATCAGAATCAAGGCCGTTAACATAATTAATGAGCCGCGGATTTTCAAAGGGATCTTTGCTATAATTAAGCCGTTTCTCAAGGAGAAGATGGCAGAGAGG AGAAATAAACCAAAATGGTCAAACAGAACAACAATTTTTCAAAATGGTATGGTAAGCCTTGTGTTGTGTTCATTAAAACGCATAGTAACACATCTGTAA